AAAGGCATGCTGCATCGACGCAGCAATGGCCTCCGGTGAAAGCTGAAAATTGTGTCCGATGGATAACGGCACCACCACTGTGTTGGTAAACAGGAAGAAAAACCACTGAATACCTGCCAAAGCAAGCGATGACGCACCCTTTAAATTATTTTGCAAAGATTGCTCTTGATGTCTGTTCATGATTGGGTTAACATTCGCTCCATTTCTTTATAATGATGCCTCCGGGCATGCGCAAATGCTGTAACGCCGTCCCGGTCAGCAATGGAAGGATCGGCACCATATTGCAAAAGCAATGCTACGATCTGCTGATGGCGAGTTCGGCCATCCCCCAGAATGACCGCTTCCAGCAAGGCTGTCCAGCCCAGATTGTTGATATGGTTCACATCCACATCCGTGCGTTTCAGAAGGATCTCCACAATATCGACATGACCTCGATCTGAAGCAGGAATAAGAGCTGTGCCCCCAAACCGATTCGTAATCCGGGTATCGGCACCTGCTTTTATAGCCAGTTCGACCATTTTACGCAAACCTTCCGCACTGGCATACAGCAGCATGTTGTCCAGTCGTTGATCCTGGATGTTCACATCCGCTCCCGCTTCAATAAGCATACTTGCCGTCTCTGGCTTGTTGCCATGTACCGCGGCCATCAGAGGCGTCCGTCCTCGCGCATCCCGGTCATTCACTCCGGTTCCTTGTGCGATAAACCGCAGCACATCATCTGTATGTCCAGCTTCAGCAGCTGCATGTATTGTTTTCAGCATCGCACCTTCACCCTCCAATTCGTCGTCATCCTCACGGCATATATTCGATAGATCATAATCGACATGTGTGATTTGCAGTGTTTAAATCTTATGTATGGTAACATAGGATGTAAGTATAATAAAAATACATGTTTTGTTGGTTTCCCATATGAAAATCATATCGCTGCAAATAAGGAGAACACACGTGGATATCAAACAATGTCGCTATTTCATCGCGATTGCCGAGGAGAGACAGATCACGGCGGCAGCGCGCAGATTACACATGGCTCAGCCTCCTTTAAGCCAGCAGCTCAAGCTGATGGAAGACGAGCTCGGCGTGGCTTTGTTTGAACGCAAAGGACGCAGCATGGAGCTGACACAGGCGGGTCGAAGCTTCTATGATTATGCGGTCACAATGACCAAATATATGGAAGAAGCCGTCATGGAGATGCAAAGCTTCAGGTATGGCATTCGGGGCAAGCTGTCGCTTGGCATTAATACCATTTCAGATCGTTTGATCCCACAGGCGCTCCAGCAGTTTCGGACAACACACCCTCAGGTGACTTATAAAATTCAGCAAAATGAATCTGCACAGCTCTGCCAGCTCTTGGGTGAAGGCAAAATTGAGCTTGCCTGTGTACGGATGCCTGTCAAAACAGAGCAATATGAAGTGCTGCATCTACCGCAGGAAGCTCTCTTCTATATTTCCTCCACACCACTGAAGTCAGCGGATGAGCGCGGGATTTATTTTCAAAAGCTGGCCGATATCCCTCTCTTGCTTCCTAGCACTGAAGGACTCGGGATGTTCGAACTGATATTACAGAAATTCCGTGAGCATCACGTGAACCCTTCGATTGCGGGCGAATGCTCGGATATTAACATGTTGTTGGAACTTGTGCGACTCGGTTTTGCAAGCTCCATCGTGCCCCATACGGTTCTTCAGCTTTATCATGAGCATCCGTTCCATATCTATCGTATTCAAGATGCGCAATCTAACGTAGATTCTGCGCTTGTGTGGCATCGCAATCGTCATCTTTCCAAGCCCGCGCAGCACTTTGTACAATTGGTTCAGGAGCTGCTGCCATCTCGCTCGGTTTAGTGTCCAGCAGATATTAGCCTGGAAAAATATCGCCCATATATAAAAAGCAGCAGCCTTGCCGAAATAATTTCATCCGGAAAGACTGCTGCTTTTCGATGTTCGTTAACCTTTTGCCGTGAACAACAATTCTTTTTCCTTAATCGTTGTACGTCCGGCAGACTCAATTGAATTATATTGATGCATGTTCGTAATGATGACCGGCGTAATCGTTGTGTAACCGGCTTTTTCGATTTCTTCTCTGTCGAATTCCATCAGTACATCACCAACGGCAACCTTCGCTCCTGCTTGAACTTTAGGGGAGAAGAATTGACCTTTCAGTTTCACGGTATCAATCCCGATGTGAATCAGCATTTCAGCGCCGTCATCACTAACGAGACCAATGGCATGTCCACTCTTCGACAACGAGAATACTGTACCGTTAATTGGAGAAACCACACGGCCTTCCGACGGCTGAATCGCAAACCCTCTACCCATAATCTCTTCGGAGAATGCAGGGTCTGGAACTTCGCTCAGTGATTTAACTTCACCAGTAATTGGGCTAAATACTTCTTGATCCAGCACTTTAGTTTCTTCAACAGCAGTTAATGCGGAAGCAGAAGTCGTTGCTGCTGGTGTTGTAGGCTCAGCAGCTGGCGTAGCTTCAACCGATTGTGGAGCATTGTCTTCTTGGAAACCAAGGATGTACGTCAGTACTGCTGCTGCTACGATGGCAATCAAACCACCAGCCAGAGCGTAGAGTAACGTGCTAATTGCCGGACTGATAAATGCTGCAATACTCGGCAGACCCACTAGACCTGTAAGTACATAAGCTTTAACATTGACGATCCCCATGAATCCACCTGCAACAGCTCCACCGATCAGGGCTGCTATAAAGGGTTTTTTGAACTTCATATTGATCCCGTACATTGCCGGTTCCGTAATCCCCATAATAGCCGTAAGACCTGTGGAATAAGCAAGCGATTTAGTTTTACCATTTTTCGATCTAAGACCAACACCAAATGCTGCACCACCTTGTGCCAAGTTAGCTGCAAACATCAGTGGAATAATAAAATCGTAACCGAGTGATGTCATCGAACCAACAATGATCGGCAGCAGTGCATAGTGCATACCCGTAATGATCAGAAGTGACATCGTACCACCAATCAAGATACTTGCGAATATAGACATATTGTCGAACAACCAGGAAATACCACCTGACAAACCATTACCGAGCACTGTACCCAATGGTCCAACTGTCATCAAGGTCAGAGGAACCATAATTAACAGGGTAACCGTTGGAACAATCAGAAGCTTAAGTGAAGCATGTGTAACACGATCAACCGCTTTCTCTACATAGGAAGCAATCCAGATTGCGAGAATAATTGGAATAACCGTAGAAGAATAGGTTGCTGCTATAACCTTAATGCCCACAAATGTGGTGTCACCATTGGCAAGCAAGGCTGTAATCGTCGGATGCATAATCCCCGCTGCCAACGCTGCAGCAATATACATATTGCTACCGAGCTTACGTGCAGCACTGATCGCCAGAATGATCGGCAGGAAGTAGAATGCACCATCACCGATAGCAGATAAAATGATATAAGTTGAACTGGTATCAGACAACCAACCTACAGCTACCAGGATTGCCACGATCCCTTTGATCATACCGGCACCTGTAATCGCTGGCAGAATCGGCGTGAATATTCCGGAAATAAAGTCGAACAATGCACTTACTGGATTTCTCTTTTTCTTAACCCCAGTCGAAGTACCGGTTGATCCAGCGTCTGCATTCGGGGATTTGGACATGTTGCCTACAAGTGCATTATACACAACGGGCACATCGTTCCCGATAATGACCTGGAACTGTCCGCCATTCTCCATAACGCCCATAACGCCAGGTGTATTTTTCAGCGTCGCTTTGTCCGCTTTTTTGTTGTCATTCAGGTTAAACCGGAGTCTTGTCATACAGTGTGTGACTTGATCGATGTTCTCTTCGCCACCAACAAGCTTCAGAATATCCTTGGACAATTGTTGTTTATCCATTGTGTTTTGCTCCTTTTATGTGTAATGAAGGTTAAAAAAAAACCTAAACACTGAATAATGACAAAGCAGTTTCAGCTTATCATTATTCAACGTTTAGGTTTTGCCTTTTTTGCAGTAACAATCCCAATTATTCAATTGTTTGTTCAGTTCTGACAACTCGTTCAATATGAATGGTCAGATATAGGATTTCTTCCTTGGATAAGACCCGGCTATAGATCTTGCGAGTATAGTCGTTAATCTTACAGGCACAAGCATGTGCCTCAGGATATTGTTTGCTCACCAGGTCATGAAGCGGATTATCTGCTTCCTTATCTTCAATCGCTGTACCGTGTAGTACGCGCTGAGCAAAGAACTTCAAATGTGTCAGGAATCGATAATAACTCAGCGAATCCTCATCCAGCTCAATGACAAAGCTGCGTCGTACAATGTTGAGTATATCTTTTACGATATTCGTAATGCTGATGGTTTCTCTCATCTCACCGTTCATCTGGGCATTGACTAGATGCATTGCGATGAATGCGCATTCGTCTTCAGGAAGCAGGACACCCAATGTTTCTTCAATAATCTGAAGTGCCTTGAGCCCAATGGCATATTCCTTGCGGTACATGCGCTTGATCTCCCAGAATAATGCATTACGAATCTGCAAGCCTTGACGATGCCGGTCAATGGCAAAATGAATATGATCCGTAAGTGAAATGTAGATG
This window of the Paenibacillus marchantiae genome carries:
- a CDS encoding beta-glucoside-specific PTS transporter subunit IIABC, yielding MDKQQLSKDILKLVGGEENIDQVTHCMTRLRFNLNDNKKADKATLKNTPGVMGVMENGGQFQVIIGNDVPVVYNALVGNMSKSPNADAGSTGTSTGVKKKRNPVSALFDFISGIFTPILPAITGAGMIKGIVAILVAVGWLSDTSSTYIILSAIGDGAFYFLPIILAISAARKLGSNMYIAAALAAGIMHPTITALLANGDTTFVGIKVIAATYSSTVIPIILAIWIASYVEKAVDRVTHASLKLLIVPTVTLLIMVPLTLMTVGPLGTVLGNGLSGGISWLFDNMSIFASILIGGTMSLLIITGMHYALLPIIVGSMTSLGYDFIIPLMFAANLAQGGAAFGVGLRSKNGKTKSLAYSTGLTAIMGITEPAMYGINMKFKKPFIAALIGGAVAGGFMGIVNVKAYVLTGLVGLPSIAAFISPAISTLLYALAGGLIAIVAAAVLTYILGFQEDNAPQSVEATPAAEPTTPAATTSASALTAVEETKVLDQEVFSPITGEVKSLSEVPDPAFSEEIMGRGFAIQPSEGRVVSPINGTVFSLSKSGHAIGLVSDDGAEMLIHIGIDTVKLKGQFFSPKVQAGAKVAVGDVLMEFDREEIEKAGYTTITPVIITNMHQYNSIESAGRTTIKEKELLFTAKG
- a CDS encoding LysR family transcriptional regulator, translating into MDIKQCRYFIAIAEERQITAAARRLHMAQPPLSQQLKLMEDELGVALFERKGRSMELTQAGRSFYDYAVTMTKYMEEAVMEMQSFRYGIRGKLSLGINTISDRLIPQALQQFRTTHPQVTYKIQQNESAQLCQLLGEGKIELACVRMPVKTEQYEVLHLPQEALFYISSTPLKSADERGIYFQKLADIPLLLPSTEGLGMFELILQKFREHHVNPSIAGECSDINMLLELVRLGFASSIVPHTVLQLYHEHPFHIYRIQDAQSNVDSALVWHRNRHLSKPAQHFVQLVQELLPSRSV
- a CDS encoding ankyrin repeat domain-containing protein, producing the protein MLKTIHAAAEAGHTDDVLRFIAQGTGVNDRDARGRTPLMAAVHGNKPETASMLIEAGADVNIQDQRLDNMLLYASAEGLRKMVELAIKAGADTRITNRFGGTALIPASDRGHVDIVEILLKRTDVDVNHINNLGWTALLEAVILGDGRTRHQQIVALLLQYGADPSIADRDGVTAFAHARRHHYKEMERMLTQS
- the licT gene encoding BglG family transcription antiterminator LicT: MKIEKVLNNNVVTVIDPGGNELVVMGRGIAFKKHTGETIDDSLVEKIFSLESKEVSQKLKTLLSDIPVEYVECSDEIIRYAETVLGEKLHESIYISLTDHIHFAIDRHRQGLQIRNALFWEIKRMYRKEYAIGLKALQIIEETLGVLLPEDECAFIAMHLVNAQMNGEMRETISITNIVKDILNIVRRSFVIELDEDSLSYYRFLTHLKFFAQRVLHGTAIEDKEADNPLHDLVSKQYPEAHACACKINDYTRKIYSRVLSKEEILYLTIHIERVVRTEQTIE